A single genomic interval of Mucilaginibacter boryungensis harbors:
- a CDS encoding secondary thiamine-phosphate synthase enzyme YjbQ, which produces MKIFQQAIQLRERKRGFHLITNEITHALPQIAELQAGMCQVFIKHTSASLTINENADPTVRQDFEMYFNKTVPENDPDYRHDDEGPDDMPAHLKAAMLGSSVTIPITNGRLALGTWQGIYLCEHRNDGEARKLVITAWGA; this is translated from the coding sequence ATGAAAATATTTCAGCAAGCGATACAACTGCGCGAACGTAAACGCGGGTTCCACCTTATTACAAACGAAATAACACACGCCTTGCCACAGATAGCAGAACTACAGGCAGGTATGTGCCAGGTGTTTATTAAACATACATCGGCATCGCTTACTATTAACGAGAACGCCGACCCCACCGTGCGCCAGGATTTTGAAATGTATTTTAACAAAACCGTACCCGAAAACGACCCCGATTACCGCCATGATGATGAAGGCCCCGACGATATGCCCGCCCACCTTAAAGCGGCCATGCTGGGCAGTTCGGTCACCATACCCATAACCAATGGCCGCCTGGCTTTAGGCACATGGCAAGGCATTTATTTATGCGAGCACCGCAACGATGGCGAGGCGCGTAAGCTAGTCATCACCGCCTGGGGAGCGTAA
- a CDS encoding HAD family hydrolase produces the protein MKYSDIDTRKTAFIFELDNVLYPEKDYLYQVYYLFAGFLEYTELLDAKVLVNLMVKTFEEEGAGAVFNRVQEKFKLDEKYRFNFEHLHKNAQLPLKLLLYPDMLQLLQDIVVDRKKIFIVTNGIPELQLNKLKQVEWHGLEKYLVCYFADEIAPKPEPDMVLKLINDHNLQRREMVMAGNDETDALCAQACGIDFIYAEEFISL, from the coding sequence ATGAAATATAGCGATATAGATACGCGTAAAACCGCTTTTATTTTTGAACTGGACAATGTGCTTTATCCCGAAAAGGATTACCTGTACCAGGTGTATTATCTATTTGCCGGCTTTTTAGAATATACCGAGCTGTTGGATGCCAAAGTACTGGTGAACCTGATGGTAAAGACCTTTGAAGAGGAGGGGGCCGGCGCCGTGTTTAACCGCGTTCAGGAAAAGTTTAAGCTGGATGAAAAATACCGTTTTAATTTTGAACACCTGCATAAAAATGCGCAGCTGCCCTTAAAGCTGTTGCTTTACCCTGATATGCTGCAATTACTACAGGATATTGTGGTAGACCGCAAGAAGATATTTATTGTTACCAACGGAATCCCCGAATTACAACTAAATAAATTAAAACAGGTGGAGTGGCACGGGCTGGAAAAATACCTGGTTTGTTACTTCGCCGATGAAATAGCCCCTAAACCCGAACCGGATATGGTATTGAAGCTGATAAACGACCATAACCTGCAACGCCGGGAAATGGTAATGGCCGGTAACGATGAAACCGATGCGCTTTGCGCGCAAGCCTGCGGTATTGATTTTATTTATGCCGAAGAGTTTATATCTTTATAA
- a CDS encoding zinc-binding alcohol dehydrogenase family protein yields the protein MMKVLVCEEPGKLAYEEKEAAVAQPRESLIRIKRIGICGTDLHAYEGTQPFFSYPRILGHELSGYLVEPNGAEGFTKNEAVTFIPYFNCGTCIACRSGKPNCCASIKVCGVHVDGGMVEYLAVPSYALVHGEGLSYDELALVEPLAIGAHGVRRAGVEAGEYVLVIGAGPIGLGTMEFARIAGGKVIAMDMNQGRLDFCRDKLKVDHIINVTTDDVMQKLSDITGGDMPTVVIDATGSLRAINNGFQYMAHGARYVLVGLQKAEISISHPEFHKREATLMSSRNATRADFEHVIASMKKGLVDPTNYITHRVKFDEVKDQFESWLDPANGVIKAMVEL from the coding sequence ATGATGAAAGTATTAGTTTGTGAAGAGCCGGGAAAACTGGCCTATGAAGAGAAGGAAGCAGCGGTTGCCCAACCGAGAGAATCTTTGATCCGTATTAAGCGGATAGGCATTTGCGGCACCGATTTGCACGCCTATGAAGGTACGCAGCCATTTTTTAGTTACCCGCGTATACTGGGGCACGAACTATCGGGCTATTTGGTTGAACCCAATGGCGCCGAAGGGTTTACAAAGAATGAAGCAGTGACTTTTATCCCATATTTTAATTGCGGTACGTGCATTGCTTGCCGCAGTGGCAAACCCAATTGCTGTGCCAGTATTAAGGTATGTGGTGTGCATGTAGATGGTGGAATGGTGGAATATTTGGCGGTGCCATCGTATGCGTTAGTGCATGGCGAAGGTTTAAGTTATGATGAGCTGGCTTTGGTTGAACCATTGGCCATTGGCGCCCATGGCGTGCGGAGGGCAGGAGTAGAGGCTGGCGAATATGTGCTGGTAATTGGCGCTGGGCCTATAGGTTTAGGTACTATGGAATTTGCCCGCATAGCCGGTGGCAAAGTAATAGCTATGGATATGAACCAGGGCCGCCTTGATTTTTGTCGCGATAAGCTAAAAGTTGACCATATCATTAACGTTACTACCGACGACGTGATGCAAAAGCTAAGTGACATAACCGGCGGCGATATGCCTACAGTGGTTATTGACGCTACAGGCAGCCTGCGGGCCATCAATAATGGTTTTCAATATATGGCGCATGGCGCAAGGTATGTGCTGGTAGGTTTGCAAAAGGCCGAGATAAGTATCAGCCACCCCGAATTTCATAAACGCGAAGCCACCCTGATGAGCAGCCGCAATGCCACCCGTGCCGATTTTGAGCATGTAATAGCATCCATGAAGAAAGGATTGGTCGACCCAACTAATTATATTACCCACCGCGTGAAGTTCGACGAAGTTAAAGATCAGTTTGAAAGCTGGCTTGATCCGGCCAACGGGGTAATAAAGGCTATGGTGGAGTTGTAG
- a CDS encoding S41 family peptidase, with protein MKKTLYFAVILLAGAFTACKKHKVDPVGPDAPGSTIDLIRDSIFLYSKEAYYWADGLPDYATFQPRTIAGSTDQASVTAEVNIISQYKINPATNLPYEYVANSGGQAKYSFIDGGQTSTALGGTKADFGFAITAISNTDFRVRYVYSTGPAGVAGLHRGEQIVTINGRSNLDLSVTADYNFVINALGTSPMSITLKKADGSTYGVTLNSTSYTVNPVLLYKIFDLGGGKKVGYIVFNSFTAPSNAQPKLDEAFNYFTTNGITDLVVDLRYNGGGYVSTSEYLANLIVPAAKNNTLMYNTFFNPTLQSGKEELLKKQFFRDANNNLYNYGQVDYSVAGNAVNFSKKGSLAVPRVFFIVTGSTASASELAINNLRSQMDVKLIGTTSYGKPVGFFAININKYQLYVPEFETKNSANQGGYYTGMLPGSADYPGFNDKDDLTKDFGDATEGLLAHALNYVKQGTYGTALKVQSIDGGNTTAERAIGQDGFNGMILDKGLKVKK; from the coding sequence ATGAAAAAAACGCTATACTTCGCCGTGATATTGCTTGCAGGTGCTTTTACAGCCTGTAAAAAACATAAGGTTGACCCCGTTGGCCCCGATGCACCAGGCTCGACAATCGATCTGATCAGAGATTCTATCTTTTTATATAGTAAAGAAGCCTATTATTGGGCGGATGGCCTTCCTGACTATGCTACCTTTCAGCCGCGTACTATTGCAGGCAGTACAGACCAGGCTTCGGTTACTGCCGAGGTAAATATCATATCGCAATACAAAATAAACCCGGCTACCAATTTACCTTATGAATATGTGGCTAATAGCGGCGGCCAGGCTAAATACTCATTTATTGATGGCGGGCAAACCAGCACAGCCCTGGGTGGCACCAAGGCCGATTTTGGTTTCGCTATTACTGCCATCAGCAATACCGATTTCAGGGTGCGTTATGTATATAGCACAGGCCCTGCCGGGGTTGCAGGCTTACACCGCGGCGAACAAATTGTTACTATTAACGGCCGTTCAAACCTTGACTTAAGCGTAACTGCCGATTACAATTTTGTTATAAATGCTTTGGGTACGTCGCCAATGTCTATCACGTTAAAAAAGGCCGATGGCAGTACTTATGGTGTTACCTTAAACTCAACCAGCTATACGGTTAACCCCGTATTGCTTTATAAGATATTTGATTTAGGCGGCGGTAAAAAAGTAGGGTATATTGTATTTAACAGCTTTACAGCCCCCTCCAACGCGCAGCCGAAACTTGACGAGGCTTTTAACTACTTCACAACAAATGGTATAACCGATTTGGTGGTCGACCTTCGCTATAACGGCGGCGGTTATGTTTCTACCTCAGAATATTTGGCTAACCTTATTGTACCTGCAGCTAAAAATAATACCCTGATGTATAATACCTTTTTTAACCCTACACTGCAAAGCGGGAAAGAAGAGTTACTGAAAAAACAGTTTTTCAGGGATGCTAATAACAACTTATATAATTATGGCCAGGTTGATTATTCGGTAGCCGGCAATGCGGTAAATTTCAGTAAAAAGGGCTCATTAGCAGTTCCCAGAGTATTTTTTATTGTAACCGGTTCAACAGCATCGGCCAGTGAACTGGCTATTAATAACCTGCGGTCGCAAATGGATGTAAAACTGATAGGGACAACCAGCTATGGCAAACCGGTTGGTTTCTTTGCTATCAACATAAACAAATATCAATTATACGTACCCGAATTTGAAACAAAAAACTCGGCTAACCAGGGAGGGTATTACACTGGTATGCTTCCGGGGAGTGCCGATTATCCGGGCTTTAATGACAAAGACGACCTGACCAAAGATTTTGGTGATGCTACAGAAGGCCTGTTGGCACATGCCCTGAATTATGTAAAACAGGGTACTTATGGCACCGCTTTGAAAGTGCAAAGCATAGATGGCGGTAATACAACAGCCGAACGCGCCATAGGTCAGGATGGCTTTAACGGTATGATACTGGACAAAGGACTAAAAGTAAAAAAATAA
- a CDS encoding aldo/keto reductase gives MTIKKSANLNLPKVIFGTSGLGNLYVAMDDDAKCEIVEQVVSNSQKPVVFDSAGKYGAGLALESLGRCLKRLGVKQEDVLISNKLGWVRTELKTPEPTFEPGVWRDLKFDAVQKISYDGILDCYRQGNELLNGYKADLVSVHDPDEYLVAATSEGDRQQRYRDVLGAYRALGELKEQGEVAAIGVGSKDWRMIQQISKDIELDWAMIANSMTVHSHPNDLVAFMEELERKGVAIINSAVFNAGFLIGGDYYNYHLMDKETHADLFKWRDDFFALCSKYDIKPAEACVAFGLHAPGVKSIALSTTNAARVKGNIAMADVQIPAAFWDEMKATGLINKNYAYI, from the coding sequence ATGACGATAAAAAAATCCGCCAATCTTAATTTACCCAAAGTAATATTTGGTACCAGTGGCCTGGGAAACCTGTATGTAGCTATGGATGACGATGCCAAATGCGAAATTGTTGAACAGGTGGTGAGCAATTCGCAGAAGCCGGTAGTGTTTGATTCGGCGGGGAAATATGGCGCGGGGTTGGCGTTAGAGTCGTTAGGAAGATGCCTGAAGCGCCTGGGGGTTAAACAGGAAGATGTACTGATAAGTAACAAACTGGGATGGGTTAGGACAGAATTAAAAACGCCGGAGCCTACCTTTGAGCCCGGTGTATGGCGCGACCTGAAATTCGACGCCGTACAAAAAATAAGTTACGATGGCATATTGGATTGTTACCGCCAGGGTAACGAATTGCTGAATGGCTATAAAGCTGACCTGGTATCGGTACACGACCCGGATGAATACCTGGTCGCGGCAACAAGCGAAGGCGACAGGCAACAACGTTACCGCGATGTGCTGGGCGCTTACCGGGCACTTGGTGAATTAAAGGAGCAGGGCGAGGTAGCGGCGATAGGCGTAGGTTCGAAAGACTGGCGGATGATACAGCAGATATCAAAAGATATTGAACTGGATTGGGCCATGATAGCTAACAGCATGACGGTGCACAGTCACCCGAATGATTTGGTGGCCTTTATGGAAGAGCTGGAGCGTAAAGGTGTGGCTATTATCAACTCAGCAGTGTTTAACGCGGGCTTTTTAATTGGGGGCGATTATTACAATTATCACCTGATGGATAAAGAGACCCACGCCGATCTGTTTAAATGGCGTGATGACTTTTTTGCCTTGTGCAGCAAATATGATATTAAACCAGCTGAAGCCTGTGTAGCGTTTGGTCTGCACGCGCCCGGGGTAAAAAGCATAGCCTTAAGTACCACCAATGCTGCCCGGGTAAAAGGAAATATAGCAATGGCTGATGTACAGATCCCGGCAGCGTTTTGGGATGAAATGAAAGCCACAGGATTGATAAATAAAAATTACGCTTATATATAG
- a CDS encoding S41 family peptidase produces the protein MKKILLCAGALFTLFTACKKSSPANENPDPIVTGTALDLMRDSVFLYAKEDYYWNDGLPDYATFNPRSISGSTDLAALQTEVTKISQYKINPLTNKPYEYYSPNPGEAKYSFIDDGSASAKLNAVTGDFGFAPFYNNTTTGDLRIKYVYSGSPADLAGIKRGYQIMSINGHTDLTYTTANVNFIVNAYTASSTITMVLKKPDATTFTVNLATAAYTIKPVITYKVLDYSTTTGKKIGYIVFNSFVTLSSTQSALTTAFNSFTAAGITDLVVDLRYNGGGYVETAEFLDNLIAPSSANGSTMYTAYYNSTLAANKETLLKNQVRRDAATNQLYNYSQIDYSPTANTEKFAKQGTLNINRVFFIVSQSTASASELTINNLRPYMNVQLIGGTTYGKPVGFFDIDINKYQMYIPEFETKNSAGQGGYYSGMTPASTDYPGKLASDDVTKDFGDVTEGLLAQAINYVNKGVYLTSANLQVESTGNTLTTNQASEFVQKTTAKEFNGMILKRHHLK, from the coding sequence ATGAAAAAAATTCTATTGTGTGCAGGTGCTTTATTCACCCTTTTTACCGCATGTAAAAAAAGTAGCCCTGCTAATGAAAACCCTGATCCGATTGTTACAGGTACTGCGCTCGATTTAATGCGCGATTCTGTTTTCCTATATGCAAAAGAGGATTATTACTGGAATGACGGCCTCCCTGATTATGCCACATTTAATCCGCGTTCAATTTCAGGTTCAACCGATCTGGCAGCCCTACAAACCGAGGTTACTAAAATATCACAATACAAAATAAACCCGCTAACAAACAAGCCTTACGAATATTATTCGCCAAACCCAGGCGAGGCTAAATATTCATTTATTGATGATGGTTCCGCTTCGGCTAAACTGAACGCTGTTACCGGCGATTTTGGTTTTGCCCCCTTTTATAATAATACTACTACCGGCGACCTGCGCATTAAATATGTTTATTCGGGTTCACCGGCTGATTTGGCCGGAATAAAACGCGGTTATCAGATTATGAGTATAAATGGGCATACCGATCTTACTTATACTACAGCCAACGTTAATTTTATAGTAAACGCCTACACCGCCAGCAGTACTATTACTATGGTGCTTAAAAAACCGGATGCTACTACCTTTACAGTAAACCTTGCAACAGCAGCTTATACCATTAAACCGGTTATTACTTATAAGGTGTTAGATTATTCAACCACAACAGGTAAAAAAATAGGCTATATCGTGTTCAATAGTTTTGTAACACTTAGCAGCACACAGTCGGCTTTAACTACTGCATTTAACTCGTTCACTGCAGCAGGTATTACCGACCTGGTGGTTGATTTGCGTTATAATGGCGGTGGTTACGTGGAAACTGCAGAGTTTTTGGATAACCTGATAGCGCCATCATCAGCCAACGGAAGTACCATGTATACGGCTTATTATAACAGTACGCTTGCAGCCAATAAAGAAACCCTGCTTAAAAACCAGGTGCGCCGTGATGCTGCTACTAACCAACTGTATAACTATAGTCAGATAGATTATTCGCCGACGGCAAATACCGAAAAGTTTGCTAAGCAAGGCACACTAAACATCAATAGGGTGTTTTTCATTGTAAGCCAGTCTACAGCATCGGCCAGTGAATTAACCATTAACAACCTGCGCCCTTATATGAATGTGCAGTTAATTGGCGGTACAACTTACGGTAAACCGGTAGGCTTTTTTGATATTGATATTAACAAATATCAAATGTATATCCCCGAGTTTGAAACCAAAAATTCGGCAGGGCAGGGCGGCTATTATTCAGGTATGACCCCGGCTTCAACAGATTATCCCGGCAAATTAGCCAGCGATGATGTGACCAAAGATTTTGGTGATGTAACCGAAGGCTTATTAGCGCAGGCCATTAACTATGTAAATAAAGGGGTTTACCTTACTTCTGCTAATTTACAGGTGGAAAGCACCGGCAATACACTCACTACAAACCAGGCAAGTGAATTCGTTCAAAAAACTACCGCTAAGGAATTTAACGGTATGATATTGAAAAGGCACCACTTGAAGTAA
- a CDS encoding ABC transporter ATP-binding protein codes for MLKATAIHKSYGNLHILKGVDLEVKKGEIVAIVGASGAGKSSLLNIMGTLDKPDSGQLFFNGHEISKLNSKQLSNFRNRKIGFIFQFHHLLAEFNALENICIPAFIAGTPKAQAEKRAMELLDMLGLSDRATHKPNQLSGGEQQRVAVARALINKPDLIFADEPSGNLDSANARDLHELFIRLRKEFDQTFVIVTHNEDLSDLSDRKVIMKDGLITA; via the coding sequence ATGCTTAAAGCTACAGCTATCCATAAATCGTACGGGAACCTGCATATTTTAAAGGGGGTAGACCTTGAAGTTAAAAAGGGCGAGATTGTGGCCATCGTCGGTGCATCGGGCGCAGGTAAAAGCTCGCTGCTAAATATTATGGGCACGCTGGATAAACCAGACTCTGGTCAGCTTTTTTTTAACGGGCACGAGATAAGTAAGCTGAATAGTAAGCAATTAAGCAATTTTCGCAATCGTAAAATAGGTTTTATCTTCCAGTTTCACCATTTACTGGCCGAGTTTAACGCTTTGGAGAATATTTGTATCCCCGCTTTTATTGCCGGTACACCCAAAGCCCAGGCCGAAAAGCGAGCTATGGAGTTATTGGATATGTTAGGGTTAAGCGACAGGGCTACACACAAGCCAAACCAGCTTTCGGGCGGCGAACAGCAGCGCGTGGCGGTAGCCCGTGCCCTGATAAATAAACCCGACCTGATATTTGCCGATGAACCATCGGGTAACCTGGATTCGGCTAATGCGCGCGATTTGCACGAGTTGTTTATAAGGCTGCGCAAGGAGTTTGACCAAACCTTTGTGATCGTAACCCATAACGAAGACCTGTCCGATCTGTCCGACCGTAAAGTGATAATGAAAGATGGTTTAATTACAGCCTGA
- the smc gene encoding chromosome segregation protein SMC, with product MKLTKLEIKGFKSFGDKIVINFDEGVTAVVGPNGCGKSNVVDSIRWVLGEQSTRALRSEKMENIIFNGNKSRKPANLAEVSLTFDNTKNILPTDFSQVTLTRKLYRSGESEYRLNDVQCRLKDITDLFLDTGIGADSYSIIELKMIDEIITNKENSRRALFEEASGISKYKLRKKQTFNKLKDTEADLERVEDLLFEIEKNLKTLENQAKKTERYYKLREQYKTLSVMLASFRISMFSQSLAEIEEQEQKQKEGKAGILTQIDTLEADLQKQKLDSLTREKNLSIQQKATNEYIAKIRAYESEKKIKNEQLRHQQDKETRLTEELERDRNQLNHVLYNIKRLNEEKVTEEEYLETINRRVADLKAAVDELRTTQAEARNELNELTSINNRLQNQIYKAEKDSEILQIQEQALEQESLRNMEDASGKEVELSHFNTVLAELQQRTETFEKELQVAADSENKLQEQISATENELTSVKESIIAESRRLDAKQNEYNLTKSLVDNLEGFPESIRFLKKNSDWGKNAPLFSDVLFCREEYRVAIENYLEPMMNHYVVQNYEDAISAINLLSNSSRGRAQFFILDNYPQENFTPAVHGDWLPALSVVEVEAKYQPLCNQLLKNVYLVDDNADKGLDKQALPDGVVLLGKSGKFNKAKLTMAGGSVGLFEGKRIGRAKNLENLSKEIKQLETQVGKLKNRSEELQSTLVALRAEGKADEIRQKQLQLNQLNTELVTVKTRQEQYQAFIENSRNRKEDIARKIANIKEEMLALQPQLAEFKTQKEIQGELLLEKQQAFNELNEHLTVQSNTYNQENIRFHQQQNKVSGLMKDLDYRETQQESLEARITQNSTELAVVKNTIQEILKHADHSDDDLLEMYAQKEELEKAAQQAEQEYYAWKGQITEAENTVSNLRRNKDNVELIEAELRDKRTNLRVDLNSLKERLSVEFNIDIEELLNAEVPEGEDEDDLREKTDKLKRQLDDFGAINPMAVEAYNEMSERYEFIQAQKKDLNEAKASLLATIQEIDDTAKEKFMAAFTSVRENFIHVFRSLFNEEDSCDLILSDPQNPLESDIDIIAKPKGKRPLSINQLSGGEKTLTATAILFSLYLLKPAPFCIFDEVDAPLDDTNIDKFNNIIRKFSIDSQFIIVSHNKRTIASTDVIYGVTMVEQGVSRVVPVDLRELAD from the coding sequence ATGAAGCTAACTAAGTTAGAAATAAAAGGTTTTAAGAGTTTTGGGGATAAGATCGTCATCAATTTTGATGAGGGGGTTACCGCTGTTGTGGGGCCAAATGGCTGCGGCAAATCCAACGTGGTCGATTCTATCCGCTGGGTACTGGGCGAACAGAGCACGCGCGCCTTACGGTCGGAGAAGATGGAGAACATCATCTTCAACGGCAATAAAAGCCGTAAGCCCGCCAACCTGGCCGAGGTTTCCCTTACCTTCGATAATACGAAGAACATCCTCCCTACCGATTTTTCGCAGGTAACGCTTACCCGTAAACTTTATCGCAGCGGCGAGAGCGAATACCGCCTGAACGATGTACAATGCCGCCTGAAGGATATTACCGACCTTTTCCTGGATACCGGTATCGGCGCCGACTCCTACTCTATCATCGAACTAAAGATGATTGACGAGATCATCACGAATAAAGAAAACTCGCGCCGGGCACTATTCGAAGAGGCTTCGGGGATATCCAAATACAAACTGCGCAAAAAGCAAACCTTTAATAAGCTAAAAGATACGGAAGCCGACCTGGAACGTGTAGAGGACCTGCTTTTTGAAATTGAAAAAAACTTAAAAACCTTAGAGAATCAGGCCAAAAAAACCGAGCGATACTACAAACTGCGCGAACAGTATAAAACACTGAGTGTGATGCTGGCCTCGTTCAGGATATCGATGTTTAGTCAATCGCTTGCAGAAATTGAGGAACAGGAACAAAAACAAAAGGAGGGCAAAGCCGGTATACTCACCCAGATAGACACCCTGGAAGCCGACCTGCAAAAGCAAAAGCTGGACAGCCTGACCCGGGAGAAAAACCTATCGATCCAGCAAAAGGCCACTAACGAATATATAGCCAAAATACGCGCTTACGAAAGCGAAAAGAAGATAAAGAACGAACAGTTGCGCCATCAGCAGGATAAGGAAACGCGGCTGACAGAGGAACTGGAACGCGACCGTAACCAGCTAAACCACGTGCTGTACAACATCAAGCGCCTGAACGAGGAAAAGGTAACCGAAGAGGAATACCTGGAAACCATTAACCGCCGCGTAGCCGATTTGAAAGCCGCGGTTGACGAATTGCGTACTACTCAGGCCGAAGCTCGCAATGAGCTGAACGAGCTGACCAGCATTAACAACCGCCTGCAAAACCAGATATATAAAGCAGAAAAGGATTCGGAAATATTGCAGATACAGGAACAGGCGCTGGAACAGGAAAGTCTGCGCAATATGGAGGATGCGAGTGGCAAGGAGGTGGAACTATCGCACTTTAACACCGTACTGGCCGAACTGCAGCAACGCACCGAAACCTTTGAAAAGGAATTGCAGGTAGCTGCCGATAGCGAGAACAAGCTGCAGGAACAGATCAGCGCCACAGAGAACGAACTGACCAGCGTAAAGGAATCTATTATTGCCGAAAGCCGCCGGCTGGACGCTAAGCAAAACGAATATAACCTTACCAAAAGTTTAGTGGATAATTTGGAAGGCTTCCCGGAATCTATCCGCTTTTTAAAGAAGAACAGCGACTGGGGCAAAAATGCGCCGCTGTTTAGCGATGTACTATTTTGCCGTGAAGAATACCGGGTGGCTATTGAAAACTACCTGGAGCCGATGATGAACCACTATGTGGTGCAGAATTACGAGGACGCCATTAGCGCCATTAACCTGTTAAGCAATTCATCGCGCGGACGGGCCCAATTCTTTATATTAGATAATTATCCGCAAGAAAACTTCACCCCTGCCGTACACGGCGATTGGCTGCCTGCCTTGAGTGTGGTTGAGGTGGAGGCTAAATACCAGCCGCTGTGCAACCAACTGCTTAAAAACGTTTATTTGGTTGATGATAATGCCGATAAAGGTCTGGACAAACAAGCGCTGCCCGATGGTGTAGTGTTGCTGGGCAAAAGCGGCAAATTCAACAAAGCCAAGCTCACTATGGCAGGCGGCTCGGTTGGGTTGTTTGAGGGTAAGCGTATCGGTCGGGCTAAAAATTTAGAGAACTTATCTAAAGAGATAAAACAACTGGAAACCCAGGTTGGCAAGCTGAAGAACCGTTCGGAAGAATTACAGTCGACACTCGTAGCCTTGCGTGCCGAAGGCAAGGCCGACGAGATACGCCAGAAACAATTACAGCTAAACCAGCTGAATACCGAACTGGTTACCGTTAAAACCCGGCAGGAACAATACCAGGCCTTTATTGAGAACAGCCGCAATCGCAAGGAAGATATTGCCCGTAAAATTGCCAATATTAAAGAAGAAATGCTGGCATTGCAGCCCCAACTCGCCGAATTTAAAACCCAAAAGGAAATACAGGGCGAGCTGTTGCTTGAAAAACAGCAGGCCTTTAACGAATTAAACGAGCACCTCACCGTTCAATCTAATACTTATAACCAGGAGAATATCCGCTTTCACCAGCAGCAAAACAAAGTATCGGGGCTGATGAAGGACCTGGATTATCGTGAAACGCAGCAGGAAAGCCTGGAGGCACGGATAACGCAAAACAGTACCGAACTGGCTGTAGTGAAAAACACCATCCAGGAAATACTGAAACATGCCGACCACAGCGATGACGACCTGCTGGAAATGTATGCCCAGAAAGAAGAACTGGAAAAAGCCGCCCAGCAAGCTGAACAGGAATATTACGCCTGGAAAGGCCAGATCACCGAGGCGGAAAATACCGTATCTAACCTGCGCCGAAATAAGGATAATGTAGAACTGATAGAGGCAGAATTGCGCGATAAACGTACCAATTTGCGGGTTGACCTCAACTCGCTTAAGGAACGCCTTTCAGTAGAATTTAACATTGATATTGAGGAATTGCTGAATGCCGAGGTGCCTGAAGGTGAGGATGAGGACGACTTGCGTGAAAAGACAGATAAACTGAAACGCCAGCTGGACGATTTTGGCGCCATTAACCCAATGGCAGTTGAGGCTTATAACGAAATGAGCGAGCGTTACGAGTTTATCCAGGCGCAAAAGAAAGACCTGAACGAAGCAAAAGCATCGTTACTGGCCACTATACAGGAAATTGACGATACAGCTAAAGAGAAATTCATGGCGGCCTTCACCAGTGTGCGCGAGAACTTTATCCATGTTTTCCGTTCGCTGTTTAACGAGGAAGACAGCTGCGATCTGATCTTGAGCGATCCGCAGAACCCGCTGGAATCGGACATTGATATTATTGCCAAGCCTAAAGGCAAACGCCCGCTATCTATCAACCAGCTTTCGGGTGGCGAGAAAACCCTGACCGCTACGGCCATCCTATTCTCACTTTACCTGTTGAAGCCCGCCCCCTTCTGTATTTTTGATGAGGTGGACGCCCCGCTGGATGATACCAATATTGACAAGTTCAATAATATCATCCGCAAATTCAGCATCGATTCGCAATTCATTATCGTATCGCATAACAAGCGTACTATTGCCAGCACCGACGTTATTTACGGTGTTACCATGGTTGAACAGGGCGTATCGCGTGTAGTACCGGTAGATTTGCGGGAACTGGCGGATTGA